GTGCTCCCCAACAAGGTCGTGGCCTACGGCCGCAACTACGCCGAGCACGCGCGGGAACTGGGCAACGAGGTCCCCGACGCGCCGTTCGCCTTCTTCAAGCCGTCCACCTCGGTGATCGGCTCCGGCGACGAGATCCAGTACCCGTCCTTCTCCCAGGACCTCCACCACGAGGCCGAGCTGGCCGTGGTCATCGGCCGTATGTGCCGCGAGGTCCCGCGCGACCGCGTCAAGGACGTCATCCTCGGCTACACCTGCGCCAACGACATCACCGCCCGCGACGTCCAGAAGCGCGAGAAGCAGTGGGCCAGGGCCAAGGGCTTCGACACCTCCTGCCCGCTCGGCCCCTGGGTGGAGACGGACCTCGACCCCTCCGATCTCACGATCCAGCTCACGGTCAACGGCCAACAGCGCCAGCTCGGCCGCACCAGCGAGATGATCCACCCGATCGAGGATCTGATCGTCAACATCTCCGAGGCCATGACGCTGCTCCCCGGCGACGTGATCCTCACGGGCACCCCGGCAGGCGTCGGGCCGCTCACCGTCGGCGACGAGGTCGCCGTCACCATCGAAGGCATCGGCACTCTCACCAACAAGGTTGTCAAGCGTGGCTAGCGCACCCGTCCGCGTACGTTTCTGCCCCTCGCCCACCGGTAACCCCCATGTGGGCCTGGTCCGCACCGCCCTGTTCAACTGGGCGTTCGCCAAGCACCACCAGGGCACCCTGGTCTTCCGCATCGAGGACACCGACGCGGCCCGCGACTCCGAGGAGTCCTACGAGCAGCTGCTCGACTCGATGCGCTGGCTGGGCTTCGACTGGGACGAGGGCCCCGAGATCGGCGGCCCGCACGCCCCGTACCGCCAGTCGCAGCGCATGGACCTCTACAAGGAGGTCGCGGGCAAGCTGCTGGACGCCGGTCACGCGTACCACTGCTACTGCTCCCAGCAGGAGCTGGACACCCGCCGCGAGGCCGCCCGCGCCGCCGGCCGGCCCTCCGGCTACGACGGCCACTGCCGCGAGCTGACCGACGCGCAGGTCGAGGAGTACAAGGCGCAGGGCCGCGAGCCCATCGTCCGCTTCCGCATGCCCGACGAGACGATCACCTTCACGGACCTGGTCCGCGGTGAGCTGACGTTCACCCCGGAGAACGTGCCGGACTACGGGATCGTACGAGCCAACGGGGCGCCCCTCTACACCCTCGTGAATCCCGTCGACGACGCCCTGATGGAGATCACCCACGTCCTGCGCGGCGAGGACCTGCTCTCCTCCACCCCGCGCCAGATCGCCCTGTACAAGGCACTGACCGAGCTGGGCATCGCCAAGCGGACCCCGTCCTTCGGCCACCTGCCGTACGTGATGGGCGAGGGCAACAAGAAGCTCTCCAAGCGCGACCCGGAGTCCTCGCTCAACCTGTACCGCGAGCGCGGCTTCCTGCCCGAGGGGCTGCTCAACTACCTCTCCCTCCTCGGCTGGTCGCTCTCGGCCGACCAGGACATCTTCACGATGGACGAGATGGTCGCGGCCTTCGACGTCGCGGACGTCCAGCCCAACCCGGCCCGCTTCGACCTCAAGAAGTGCGAGTCGATCAACGGCGACCACATCCGCCTGCTGGACGTGAAGGACTTCACCGAGCGCTGCGCCCCCTGGCTGCGGGCCCCGTTCGCCCCCTGGGCGCCGGAGGACTTCGACGAGTCGAAGTGGCACGCGATCGCGCCGCACGCCCAGACCCGTCTGAAGGTCCTCTCGGAGATCACGGACAACGTCGACTTCCTGTTCCTGGCGGAGCCGGTCTTCGACGAGGCGTCCTGGACCAAGGCGATGAAGGAGGGCTCCGACGCCCTGCTCCGTACGGCCCGCGAGAAGCTGGAGTCGGCGGACTGGACCTCCGCCGAGTCCCTCAAGGAGGCGGTTCTGGCGGCGGGCGAGGCCCACGGCCTCAAGCTCGGCAAGGCCCAGGCCCCGGTCCGGGTCGCCGTCACCGGCCGCACGGTCGGCCTGCCCCTCTTCGAGTCCCTGGAGGTGCTGGGCAAGGAGACGACCCTGGCCCGTATCGACGCGGCCCTGGTGAAGCTGACCGCGTGACGCACGCGCACGTGAGGGGCGGCACCGGGTCACCGGGTGCCGCCCCTTCGCCGTACCCCGGACAGGGCGGCAACTCCCGGGTTACGGTCGGATCATGAGCATTCGTGCCGTGGTCTGGGACGTGGACGACACCCTCTTCGACTACACCGGTGCCGACCGCGCCGGAATGCGTCTGCACCTCGCGGCCGAGGGGCTGTCGGAGGCGTACGAGAGCGCCGAGCAGGCCATCGTGAGCTGGCGGGAGATCACGGACGCCCAGTGGGCGCGGTTCTCGGCGGGGGAGGTCGACTTCCAGGGCCAGCGCCGGGACCGGGTGCGGGCCTTCCTCGCCGCGGAACTGAGTGACGCGGAGGCCGACGCCTGGTTCGAGCGGTACATCGCCCACTACGAGACGGTCTGGACCCTCTTCCCGGACGTCCTGCCCGTCCTGGACGCCCTCGCCGACAGCCACCGGCACGCGGTGCTCTCCAACTCCAGCATCCACGTCCAGGACCGCAAACTGCGCGCCCTCGGCGTGTACGACCGCTTCGAGGCCGTCCTCTGCGCCGCCGAACTCGGCGTCTCCAAGCCGCAGGCCGGTGCCTTCCACGCGGCCTGCGAGGCCCTGGAACTCGCTCCGGGGGAGGTGGCGTACGTCGGTGACCATCCGGAGATCGACGGACGCGGTGCCGCCGAGGCCGGCCTGCGTTCCTTCTGGATCGACCGCGACGGCGTGTACACGGCCGGGACGGCACCCGTCGGCCTGCACCGGATCGCCAGCCTCGCCGAACTCCCCGCCCTCCTCGGCGCGGATACCCGTTTTGGAGCCCCGTCCACCTTCGGGTAATGTTCTTCCTGCGCCGCCGGAGACCGGGCCGAAAGGCCGGGACCGACGGAGCAAACTAGAACAAGATCCCCTTCGGGGCTTGCGTTCCAGTGGCCTATGGTGTAATTGGCAGCACGACTGATTCTGGTTCAGTTAGTCTTGGTTCGAGTCCAGGTAGGCCAGCTCGCAGAGCTCATCTGCAGCGGAGATCGATTCCGCAAAGCCCCCGTTGTGTAGCGGCCTAGCACGCTGCCCTCTCAAGGCAGTAGCGCCGGTTCGAATCCGGTCGGGGGTACAGATCCTTCCCGCGAGGATGGTCAGGGTAGCTCCCGCCGATCTCGATGCAGGATCGCTAGGGCCCCCGTTGTGTAGCGGCCTAGCACGCCGCCCTCTCAAGGCGGTAGCGCCGGTTCGAATCCGGTCGGGGGTACGAAAAGGTTTAAACCTTATTGGTCTATGGTGTAATTGGCAACACTACGGTTTCTGGTACCGTCATTCTTGGTTCGAGTCCAGGTAGACCAGCTCGGAACTGCGGAAACGCAGGATCGCTAGGGCCCCCGTTGTGTAGCGGCCTAGCACGCCGCCCTCTCAAGGCGGTAGCGCCGGTTCGAATCCGGTCGGGGGTACGTACAGGGAAGGCCCTCCACTTCGGTGGGGGGCCTTCGCCGTGCCCGGCGCCTACTCGTAGCCGTACCTCCGCGTCGACTCCTCCTCCTGCGCCAGCCGGTGCAGCGCCCGGAGCATCGGCTCGACGAGCACCACACCCAGCACCGCGACCTCCGCCTTCTCGGCCTCCGAGACATGCGACTCCATGAACTCCATGTCCAGCTCGGCCACTTGGTGCATGAGCCGGGCATAGGGCACGAGGGTCTCGGGATCCCAGTCGTAGCCGAGGCGGCGCAGTGCGGCCGTCGCCACCACCAGGGAGCGGAAAGAGGGCGAGATCGACGTCAGGGCCTGGGCGTTGGACCACCCCAGCGTCCGCAGCAGCTCCTCCATCGAGGCCCGTGCCCCCCGCACGAACTCGTCGTCAGCGTCCGGCTCCGGCACCTGCGGCATGGCCCACACCGCCGCGCCCAGCCGCATCGCGCGGGGCAGCGAATCGTCGTCGACATGCCCCAGCACCTCCCGGACCGTCGCCACCGGCATCCGGCCCACCTGGATCATCGCGCGGATCAGCCTCAGCCGGCGCAGGTGCTCCTCGTCGTACTCGGCCGTCGTCGTGTTGATCTGGCGGCCGGGGGCCAACAGCCCTTCGCGCAGGTAGTACTTGATCGTCGCCGTGGACACCCCACTGCGCTCGCTCAGTTCGGCCAGCCGCATGTCTTGCGCCCTTCATTGGGGAGTGCCACTATCCAAGCATTGCTCAGAAGGATAGTGCCGCTGTCCGACAGGGGAAACGGGGGCTCGTCATGTTCGCCAAGCCGGTACCGGGTCGCACCACAGCCGACGCCGAGGGCGATGTGGTCGTCCTGCTGATCGGCATGCGTATCAACCACTTCTGGGCCGTGCACCACTGGTTCCCGGTGCTCCTGGCCATGCCGCGGATGCTGCGCGAGCTGGGGAGGGCGCCCGAGCGGGGACTGCTCGGCCATGTCCTGCTGACGGCCAACCCGCGGACGTACTACGTCGTCCAGTACTGGGAGTCCAAGGAGAAGCTCTACGCCTACGCGCAGGCACCGGACATGTTCCACCGCCGGGCGTGGGCGATCCTCAACCGCAAGGAGAAGGCGGGCAAGGCCAGGCAGCACGTCGGGCTGTGGCACGAGACCTATGTCGTGCCCGAGGGGTCCTACGAGTCGATCTACGCCGACATGCCGGCCTTCGGACTCGCGGCGGCGCACGGTCAGGTGCCGCTGGAGCGGCGGGGGCGTACCGGCAAGGACCGCTTCGCGCACCGGTCGGCGAAGGCGAAGGTGGCCGAAGAAGCCAAGTGACGGGGGGATCGGGGGACGGGGAGGGCCTGCCGCGGCGTTGGGGCAGGTCCTCCCCGCTGTGGTGTCCCGGGTTCGTCAGCCGGTGCGGCGCAGGGCCTCGGAGAGGCGGGCGGCGGCGTCGATGACCGCCTGGGCGTGCATACGGCCCGGGTGGCGCGTCAGGCGCTCGATGGGGCCGGAGACCGAGACGGCGGCCACGACTCGGTTGGAGGGACCGCGGACGGGCGCGGACACGGACGCGACGCCCGGCTCGCGCTCACCGATGGACTGGGCCCAGCCCCGGCGTCGTACGCCCGAGAGCGCGGTGGCCGTGAAACGGGCGCCCTGCAGGCCGCGGTGGAGGCGCTCGGGCTCCTCCCAGGCCATCAGGATCTGGGCCGAGGAGCCGGCCTTCATCGTGAGCGTCGAGCCGACCGGGACGGTGTCCCGGAGTCCGGACAGCCGCTCGGCCGCGGCGACGCAGATGCGCATGTCGCCCTGGCGGCGGTAGAGCTGCGCGCTCTCGCCGGTGATGTCACGGAGATGCGTGAGCACCGGGCCTGCGGTGGCGAGCAGGCGGTCCTCGCCCGCGGCCGCGGCCAGCTCCGCCAGCCGGGGGCCGAGAATGAAACGGCCCTGCATGTCGCGCGCCACCATACGGTGGTGTTCCAAGGCCACGGCCAGCCGGTGGGCCGTGGGTCGTGC
Above is a window of Streptomyces sp. NBC_00490 DNA encoding:
- a CDS encoding DUF4188 domain-containing protein is translated as MFAKPVPGRTTADAEGDVVVLLIGMRINHFWAVHHWFPVLLAMPRMLRELGRAPERGLLGHVLLTANPRTYYVVQYWESKEKLYAYAQAPDMFHRRAWAILNRKEKAGKARQHVGLWHETYVVPEGSYESIYADMPAFGLAAAHGQVPLERRGRTGKDRFAHRSAKAKVAEEAK
- the ndgR gene encoding IclR family transcriptional regulator NdgR; translation: MDNSSGVGVLDKAALVLSALESGPATLAGLVAATGLARPTAHRLAVALEHHRMVARDMQGRFILGPRLAELAAAAGEDRLLATAGPVLTHLRDITGESAQLYRRQGDMRICVAAAERLSGLRDTVPVGSTLTMKAGSSAQILMAWEEPERLHRGLQGARFTATALSGVRRRGWAQSIGEREPGVASVSAPVRGPSNRVVAAVSVSGPIERLTRHPGRMHAQAVIDAAARLSEALRRTG
- a CDS encoding MerR family transcriptional regulator gives rise to the protein MRLAELSERSGVSTATIKYYLREGLLAPGRQINTTTAEYDEEHLRRLRLIRAMIQVGRMPVATVREVLGHVDDDSLPRAMRLGAAVWAMPQVPEPDADDEFVRGARASMEELLRTLGWSNAQALTSISPSFRSLVVATAALRRLGYDWDPETLVPYARLMHQVAELDMEFMESHVSEAEKAEVAVLGVVLVEPMLRALHRLAQEEESTRRYGYE
- a CDS encoding fumarylacetoacetate hydrolase family protein, which gives rise to MRIARFSIDGNVAFGAVEGDKPDELVLDIIKGIPFADFELSGTKVPLSKVRLLPPVLPNKVVAYGRNYAEHARELGNEVPDAPFAFFKPSTSVIGSGDEIQYPSFSQDLHHEAELAVVIGRMCREVPRDRVKDVILGYTCANDITARDVQKREKQWARAKGFDTSCPLGPWVETDLDPSDLTIQLTVNGQQRQLGRTSEMIHPIEDLIVNISEAMTLLPGDVILTGTPAGVGPLTVGDEVAVTIEGIGTLTNKVVKRG
- the gltX gene encoding glutamate--tRNA ligase, with translation MSSVASAPVRVRFCPSPTGNPHVGLVRTALFNWAFAKHHQGTLVFRIEDTDAARDSEESYEQLLDSMRWLGFDWDEGPEIGGPHAPYRQSQRMDLYKEVAGKLLDAGHAYHCYCSQQELDTRREAARAAGRPSGYDGHCRELTDAQVEEYKAQGREPIVRFRMPDETITFTDLVRGELTFTPENVPDYGIVRANGAPLYTLVNPVDDALMEITHVLRGEDLLSSTPRQIALYKALTELGIAKRTPSFGHLPYVMGEGNKKLSKRDPESSLNLYRERGFLPEGLLNYLSLLGWSLSADQDIFTMDEMVAAFDVADVQPNPARFDLKKCESINGDHIRLLDVKDFTERCAPWLRAPFAPWAPEDFDESKWHAIAPHAQTRLKVLSEITDNVDFLFLAEPVFDEASWTKAMKEGSDALLRTAREKLESADWTSAESLKEAVLAAGEAHGLKLGKAQAPVRVAVTGRTVGLPLFESLEVLGKETTLARIDAALVKLTA
- a CDS encoding HAD family hydrolase, giving the protein MSIRAVVWDVDDTLFDYTGADRAGMRLHLAAEGLSEAYESAEQAIVSWREITDAQWARFSAGEVDFQGQRRDRVRAFLAAELSDAEADAWFERYIAHYETVWTLFPDVLPVLDALADSHRHAVLSNSSIHVQDRKLRALGVYDRFEAVLCAAELGVSKPQAGAFHAACEALELAPGEVAYVGDHPEIDGRGAAEAGLRSFWIDRDGVYTAGTAPVGLHRIASLAELPALLGADTRFGAPSTFG